Within the Gossypium raimondii isolate GPD5lz chromosome 12, ASM2569854v1, whole genome shotgun sequence genome, the region AGGTTACTTGTAATAAGTAGATTTTATAACGTATCTACTGACTTGCTTACTCCATCTTCAATAGGATAAAGGCATAGAATTGCTTCCCGAAGTCCTACAACAACAAGTAAAGACGGGAACATTGCCTGATATAGTAGTTGCTTCTGGCCAAGAGGATGAAATGCCAACAAGATCTGGTTCTCCAAAATCAGCGAGTTTGTTGGTTCCGTCCTCTTCTGATTCTGTTGTTCTACGACCAGACCATATGGTGACTCCTTTGAGACCACCCGTTTCTGAAATTCCTAGAATATTGGATGGGTATGTCAACAATTCTCGTGTTGAAGCTGGTAACCATGGATCTACATCAATACTCCAGGGGAGATTATTTGCAGATGCAGGAGTATCAAATGTTGAAATTGGCAAAAACTTCAATTTTGATAACATCTCAGGTCCTGGAATTCATCGTGTAAATCCCACATATGCTACACCATTAAAAGGTATCAATCAGAGTTCATCAAGAGAGCTTTCAAACAGACACCTACGACAAAAACAATCTGATAAAATCATTTCAGAGGGTGAGCAAAATGGGTTTGTTAGCCAAGTTCACAGTCCAAGTCCTCCTTATTCCCGAAGAGTGACGGCTAATCCTGCTTCTACACCTAGCAGTAACTTTGGATTGTTTAAAGGTGCCGCAAATAACTTAAGTTCAAATATTTCTGGTAAGAGGGGTCAATCAGATAGAGATGATGGGGGGTGGAATGTACCTCCTACTGAAGACGTAATGGATGTCTCTTGGAGGTAAAGATTTAGATTTCTACTCTCATTCTCTTACTCTTGCAATCTCCCATGTTGTTCTTTGAATGATTCTATACGTCCTTTTAGCATCAGGTGGGGGAAAGTTTTCCTATATCATTTTGTCACTTTGTTTTCTGGATATTTGCAGCCATAGGGAGAGATCTTTTGAGGACAGAAATGCACATGTGGGGCTAAGATGGAGGTCTGATGAAACGAGCGATGATGAAGAACAGTGCCCCGACAGAACCATGGAAGTTGGTGCAACCCCTGTAAGGGGACATAGAAGGAGGAGATTCACGAGAAGATGAAAGAACCTCATTGGCCATGTATTTCACCATTCTGTTACCTGATTCTCGTTCTTCCCATACCTAAAGCGACCTGATCCCTATAATTTTGTTGGGGGAGGGGGGGGGGGAGTATCGCTTGTGTTGCAACTGCCACCCTTTTTATTTGAGAACAAGGTACAGCTCTTCTCTTGTCTAGAAGTCATGGATATCAAAGATTCCGAGGGGCAGGTAATGAACCATACTTTGTCTTCTTGATATGAAGTTTGAGAAACGAAAGGtctttgataatttaaatgCATCAATTAATGAAGGATGAACCATAATTTTTGTATTCTTTTCAAGACTTCTTGTTCCTTCCCGTATCAAGATAATTGAATGTTACTATCTAGCCAATGTTGAATGTTAGATAATTGAAACAGAACGTAGAGTTATTATATTGCAGTTGGATTTAACAAGTTGTCGACCAATTACATCCACGgtcaaagatttttttttttttttgtctatagTTTGAAGGGAATGAAACTCATTTAACATTGAACATGATGAATGTTAAAGGTTAAAACATTGGATTTTATTTGCATTGTAAAGTATTGGGGGTTGCTATttgaaacaaatagaaaatagttttaacagataaatatgatttaataccTTATGATGTAAATTATCGTGTATTAagattgtttatatttatatcattGATAGGGAAAAAAAGGTGAGACTTGGCAGCTAGTAAAGTCTATAAACTtggtattaaaaattaaagatgcTGCTGTTGATTGTAAGATAAGTAAAAGTTCACCGAGTAGTATGTTGAGCtacattatttttcatttacatttacgAGTTTAAGAGAAGTTATGagtaattttagaaattgtatagaaaaatagatatgatcagaatttataattaaattattaaaaataaataaaatatagttataaacaattaaaatcttaaaaaataaaatataagatatagctataaagaattaaaaatcttaaaagaaatcttggttttaattttttctcaaaaatggttttttccaaaaatacttttaaaaaatattcttaaacTACACCTTTAATCTGAATTTATGGGCTCAAAAAACTAAGGGAAATCGGATTATATGCAGAAAAAAAATAACTCTGTGTGGTTGAAATAGGATAATGACCGTACATCTGTTGAGGGTAATCACGTGGATTCATTGCATTGATGTCCTCTATTTCAACAGTTGGCAGCATTTTTACACATGCCATCAAACTTGAGACCGACAGACAAAGATATCCAACACCATTTTCTCatgctttttgtttttatttctttcctttgcctgctttttttctttttaataatctaaAGCATTATCATCTACACCAAAACTTTGGGTCAAAATTATTTTCCTCCTTTTAACTTGCTAGTGAATGTTTAATGTTTCATTTTGAattgtgattaaaataaattattttgtcaaaatttcaaatctatattaaattattatgaaacccaataaaaacaatattttagtacaataaatataaaaaaggttaaACCTTATCAAATCTTCatgaaccaaaagaaaaaaaagagagcctAAGACACGTATAATTTGTCATTAACATCTAAGTAATAATCTGACCCACTAAAAGATTGCTAgtacaataaatatattttttcttctgCTGGGTCCgtttttaatggaaaaaaataattgataaaatgtttgTGATTTTGGATAAAGTGGATAAAGCTTTGTATAATAATGTGGCCACAAAGAGAGAGGGATAAAACACAACCAAAAGCCGTGTAATAAATCCATTTATTTTTGGGTGACAACTTATCTTATATGCTATTCTAGGCTAGAATGTACTTTTCCATAACTTTTAGTATGGTTAATCAGGATTATGAAAACTccaaatatatttgaaaattttattttctttctaggaACATCTCTCGCCGTCCACGTATTCATTTAACTATGATTTATCTTCCCATCATTAATGAAGTAATATATAATTCTTCAAATTTGCAGAGTACtcgttttgtgatttttattattttattaattagttaaattgtTATTTGTAATAACATTTTTCATGTCGGATAAtcaagtttataatttaaagttataataatttatatttgggTTTGCTTAATTGGTATTATAGACACCAGTTAAGAATTATTTACTTGTCATTTCCTTAGGTTTAGTTTGATGAGCGATGCGTTTAGTTTTGGCgaagttaaaaataatagtggTAGTGAGATTAGTTATTGTAACGATAAAATTGAATACTGTAGCAGTGAAACTAGAAACAACGATTCTAACACCGTTGTAGTGATGAGGTGAATAAGTAAAACGACTAAGAAGGGCATTACATTAAcgcttataaatttttatttttataaaattattaaaaacatttgaaattataattttatttaataagataaTCGGTATCAcaatattttcacaattattttaattaaatgttttataataatttaaatttatttctatagTTAACAAtgctaaatattattttagggaATAAAAAAGCATTATACTTGAATCCATTAAAAAAGTTGATATTATAGTAATAAAGTTAAAAAGTGAAagggataaaataaaattcactacaCTATACTATACTTaaggtgggtttggatgagcGGTTGGGTGTGGTGCGGTgtgtttagcttattttttgtctcacgctacagtgtcgctatagtatctaatctcaccgccactgctgtttttacactaaccgcagatatacgcaccgcccatccaaacccacccttagcaATCCAAAAGAATCGTAGCGGTGCAATTGAGCTAAAAATATTGCACCGAAGATAAAAATGCATCTAAATGTAacttaaaatctttttttttttttttgtttctagtAATGcattattagtgaaaattttagtaaggttgaaatgttgttttgtgttttaaacaatatatttttctattatgcCTTAAAGGAAAATGTGCCATAAaattaagtcaaaataaaaatattggttagagaatatattttatatatattttcagaCACCAAAACATTTGGTGTAAAGTACAAAATTAcctaaataattacaaaacaCTATCATATAGTTTATCAATAACTTTCTCTTTATTTCAACTAtagtatttaatatataaatttatataatatattcggTGTGACAAAttctagaaataaaaagataaaactcATATTGAAGGCAAAGTCCCCACACCAGTGGCATGATTATATCAATCACACCAATTTGACCAAAGGAACGGCTAAAGATCCTTGATATTCCTTACACCCGCGAAACACCGGATCATTTCATTTCCTCtataataaaaacatgataATATCATCGCATGGATATTGTCTGTCTTTCCATTTTTCTCTCCTATAAATAACACAGCCGCAGTGAGGAACCAAATAACGGGGAAAAATAACCtggtccttttttttttttgttcaaaagcGAATCCCTAACTCGCATGCTGTTCGGATCTTAATCGTCGAAGATCCGATTCATATTTATCTCTGATCTGATCCAAAACGAAACCACCCGGCCTCTGAGAAATGACGCGTCGCTGCTCGCATTGCAGCCACAACGGGCACAACTCCAGAACCTGCCCGAATCGTGGTGTCAAGTTGTTCGGAGTTCGGTTGACTGACGGGTTGGTTCGGAAGAGTGCCAGTATGAGTAACTTATCCCAATTCGCCGGGTCCAATTCTGCCGGGCATAACGGGAATGGGTCGGGTTCGCCCGGTGAAGGTCCGGATCACGCCGATGGTTATGCTTCCGAGGATTTTGTCCCTGGATCGTCTTCGAGTCGTGATAGGAAAAAAGGTTTCATTCTTTCAAGGGTTAATTtgattctctcttctttttttgctttgttGAAGTTTTTATGTGGTGGGTAATTAGATTAAGGACTATGAGTGATGGTATGAGAAAGTGTTCCGACTTCCGAGTCTTTAAGTATTTGCTTTGACTATATATGTATTGCTCCGAGTACTGTGATCTTGTgggattttcacatttttagtttttactttcATGCTTCTAGGATTACATAGTTCAGggagtaaaggtaaaattgttttttttggtgaatttgttttttttcttttgattgcGGTAAAGTGGGTTGTTGATGTATTAAGAAATGGATCGGATAACTTAAAGCCTTTAATGATGATGTAGAATGTATAAAGATATTTGAAATGGTGGACAAGGAAAGATTGTAAGCACTGGGATGGGATGCATATAATCTGAAATATTTAATCCAAAAGATTTGTTGGTTATTTATGATATGAAGTTTACGGGGTTGAATGTCCCCCCTTTCGACAGGAATGATTATCAGATTTAGTATCACTGAGTTTTGAACTTAATATAATGTTTACACACATACAAACACATATTTGTGCTTGTTGGTTGcttacatttttctatttttggatgATCCTCTAAAAAAATTGATCATAGATCTGCCGCAGTTAACATTAGAAGTCTAGAATTTACAAGGTAAAGTGATGTATAGGTGACTGCTTTCCAGTTATTGATTTATCAAAGTGATAGTATAGCAACCTTGTAGTTTCTGAagttattgaattgagttataaTTTGTTTTGCAGGTGTTCCATGGACTGAAGAGGAGCATCGGATGTTTCTACTTGGACTGCAAAAACTTGGGAAAGGTGATTGGCGTGGAATCTCTCGCAATTACGTTATATCAAGGACTCCTACTCAAGTGGCTAGCCATGCTCAGAAATATTTCATCAGGCAGTCCAACGTTTCTAGGAGAAAAAGACGTTCCAGCCTTTTTGATATTGTAGCAGATGAAGTTAGTACCCTTCTCTCTATGAATGATACTTCAATTGTCATATATAAACAACTTTGACTCCAAAAATTTTTGTTGACCATTTGAATCTCCAGTCACTTTTGATTATTATAAGAAATTGGAGTAGGAATGATTATGAATACGATGAATATATCCTTGAGATTTCAATTTATTGCCTGTGaagattttgtttctttattgttGGAATTTATCTTTAGTGCACTTGGTTTGCCTACAAATATTGATTTTGAGAATAAATACTTGGGTGTTTTATTTTCCCACACATATCAAATGGGAGGCTGCAGTTCCTGTCTTCTGTGTTGCtccgactcttcatttttcttgaattctTGAATTGTCTACGTGTGATATTTATGTTCCATAGATATTCAGATATGGGATTGGGTTATATGTGACCCTTCAGTGACCATCAGAAAACGTGGAAGAACTTGGAAAAGGTTGGACATATCTGCTTGGGGATTCAGTCTGAGGATGAGGGTGAGGATGGTGAAGGGTCGAGAGTGGGGAGTTGTCCAGGGGCTTGATTTGGTGGTTTTGGGCCGTGCAGAACTTTGGTAAATTTGGTTAGGTGTTAGTTTGGCTGGGGATTAAACAGTGAAGGACATTGGTTGTGATGGAGGGAGATGAAGGTGAGTTAGAGTTGAAGTAGTGGTGAGGCTGATAGTTGGGGTTAGGCAATAAAGGGTTTTGTTTGTGGTAGATGAAGCTGGCGTTGGTCAGGTGTGTTGGCTAGTAGACGATGGTGCAACTGAATGGGGATTTTGGTTCTGACGCTCACACCCAAGTCTAGTGAGCATAGCTTATTTTAATCTAGTTATTTTGGGGTGTGCAGTTATTCTAACTTGGTTCTTCTAGAGATAATAGGTTTATACCAATTACTTATTATGTCCATATTAGTATTCTTCAGTGGATTGGTTTCTGGATGCAATTTGTCTAATTGATCATTTTCCTCATCACTTTCTTGCAGTCGGGTGACACACCAATGGTATCACCGGATTTGTTCACTGCAAACCACCCACTGGATGAAACGCAGAGCACTGACCAGTTGCCTATTCCTCCTCCATTGGATGAAGAAGACGAATCAATGGATTCCAACAACTCAAATGATGGGGAACCAGTTCCTCATCCAACATCGGAGATCTCCGAACCCTGTTACCCAGTAGTATATCCTGCTTACTTCCCACCATTCtatccattttcatttccatattgGATGGGTTACAACACAGAACCAACCAAGACCGACACGCATGAAGTGGTGAAGCCAACAGCAGTACATTCAAAGAGCCCGATCAACGTGGATGAGCTGGTGGGCATGTCGAAACTGAGCTTGGGAGAATCTATCGGTGATAATGGCCCATCCTCACTTTCATTGAAACTTGATGGTTCATCCAGACAGTCTGCATTCCATGCCAATCCGTCGTCACGTAATTCAAGTGGGAGTCCAATCCATGCAGTTTAGGCGCCCACCTTTATGTTCAACTACTACCTTAGGGTTAGCTGAGGGTCTGTAAGCAGTACAGGTTATTGTTAATAGAAGAATAATCATGTGCAGTATGTTCCTTTTTTTTGgtttagatttatttgaatCTTTTAACTGTTTTCGTAATGATTTGCTTTATATTTTAAGCTGTATCCTCTCAGCTGCATTTCGAGAATCACATCCAGAGGCGAACTTAGGAATACAATATATAGACCCTCGTTCTTTGTTACCAACGGTTCTTGCGACGGTATTGCCAGTAGCAGCATTCTTAGCGGTAGGATTTTTTAAGCACTATTCTGGACAGCATCTGTTGACATCATTATTTAGAACTTAAAAATTTGGGCACAGCTTGGGAAAGCTGTGGAACTAATTTTGAGAATATCTTTGTTAAGCTTTGGAAGATTAATATGATTTTTGTGTTTCTCTCACTTTTGGAATGCTTTGTGGAGGTTCGTCAGATATGTATACTTCTGCTAAAATCAAATAAACCTACTTCACTTAATCGCTCAactatcaaaattaattcagttaaaattttaatttgattcaaaagCAGATATATATTAGTTCTTTTGCAGTGCAtggtatatttttaattgattatcttaatttaaaaataataatgcataatactaatttttgaataaatatttgattttgcacagtaattttaatttttttgaaactattttaattatttaaaaatattaatgtaattaatttaaaaactgttttaaatttatgtttctggaataaattataaaaatatttttaatatgatttaaatgtttattaaaagtgacggtgtaaaataaaatatatatttaaattaattttataaaaatccttatagaaatattttttactttgtaaaatattacctaattttaaatattaaatttgatgatgtgTCAAGTATTGAGAgtgtgaaaatattaaaattgtgaataacaactttaattataaaaatatgaaggatttaattatatactttaaaaattataacaaattttactttaaGCATTGACATTCAATTTTGAAGGAAAATGTTATTAagggttaattataaaatttaataattataaataacctaaatatgaaaaaataaaaataaaaatctcattaGTCTACTTTCTTCGTTTGCTCTAAAACTTactataatatgtatatatattaaatatttttattttgaatttattcaaaattacttaattagtatatgattttttttacttagtcgATACATAAACTTACATTTCGTCACACACATTACCCTAATTTGTGAACgacattaattttaaagattaacGATAGTTTGACCTATGATTTATCCAAAATCTTTAATTGGTactcaaatttatccaaaagtAACTAATTAATGCatgaatttattcaaaaattatattttttaaattaatttatatttttaaatttatgtccaTCCTAAGATTAACCTTCCGTGTTGTTAGTGCAAAAGCCTAGATATCTATAAGCTCAATATGTATGAACCAAATGAGCTTTATATCTATAGATATGatagatcaaagaaaaaaatattatgaaaaataatcttaatgtaatgttttttgttattgtcgtgaatattatttttaatgtaactagCAGGTGTCCCGTGCTTCGCCCtcaatgaaatgataaaataaaatatataattatgaaataattataCCAATTGATACTCAATAATAGGTAGGGTTTGTCGATTAAGTTTTTATTCGATTGGTTCGAGTATTGTTATCAATGCAGGAGAACGTAGATACAAGTGTGCTAAAGCATATTAGCTTCTTATTTATAGATTGATAAGTAACTAAgggtaattttaaatattgtgtcaaaaaaaacatatataataatgagATGGTTAAAAgaaacataattaataattctcATCATTCCAACTATTTATCGCTTTCACCACTAGGGACGaagccttttctttttttttttgagagagtttaattataaattttaagggttaaaatataattttattatttcatagtttaaaaaataattaaaattttatcatattaagaattaaaatataaatttatcattatattaccTTACAATTTTTAGGCTACTGTACACTTGTTGTATGAAATATGCTTTGATTTTATTCTGCACAATCTCTCTATGacactttattttattagtttgtAATATCTCTTCatctaaacaaaataattcCCTATATTTTAGCCCAATTTGAATATCTCTTTTGTAGTTTGCATCagctggttttttttttagtttaaatttttgtattaaataatatgatagttttgttttttttccttattatgAGCATATAGAatgaaaaatagtaataatataattaatttaatatatattctatagctaagtttttaataaataaataagtaagaTTCAGTTCTAGATCACTTCAAAATATACTGTGTGTGACCAATTAAGAATTTACACATAAAcagtaattttatttaagtaaaaatttataaatatttgaaaataaatcaacatGTAATTATAATCCTAAAACATAATtgaaaacctaatttaatttataagcGTAAGATACGGAAAAACCTATAAGCAGggcagaaacaaaaaaaaaatttaagagggcgaaattaaattgtaatttttacgatagtaaatcgtaaaa harbors:
- the LOC105765086 gene encoding transcription factor KUA1, with product MTRRCSHCSHNGHNSRTCPNRGVKLFGVRLTDGLVRKSASMSNLSQFAGSNSAGHNGNGSGSPGEGPDHADGYASEDFVPGSSSSRDRKKGVPWTEEEHRMFLLGLQKLGKGDWRGISRNYVISRTPTQVASHAQKYFIRQSNVSRRKRRSSLFDIVADESGDTPMVSPDLFTANHPLDETQSTDQLPIPPPLDEEDESMDSNNSNDGEPVPHPTSEISEPCYPVVYPAYFPPFYPFSFPYWMGYNTEPTKTDTHEVVKPTAVHSKSPINVDELVGMSKLSLGESIGDNGPSSLSLKLDGSSRQSAFHANPSSRNSSGSPIHAV